A single Leptotrichia hofstadii DNA region contains:
- a CDS encoding M15 family metallopeptidase: protein MKINCKSHLGSSKSKNINVEWGGNWKMKDTPHFELK from the coding sequence ATTAAAATTAATTGCAAATCACATCTTGGCAGTAGCAAAAGTAAAAATATAAATGTCGAATGGGGTGGAAACTGGAAAATGAAAGATACACCACATTTTGAACTGAAGTAA
- a CDS encoding putative peptidoglycan-binding domain-containing protein produces MTNANLDVDGIIGNKTLDALNAVDPEKFLEVYHNLQRIYYKGKVEADRTQEKFLTGWLNRIQKKEEYLRDWDKENVVTENKTYSFSQTSLDKMEKVHQSWLKL; encoded by the coding sequence TTGACAAATGCAAATCTTGATGTAGACGGAATAATCGGAAACAAAACATTAGATGCATTAAATGCAGTAGATCCTGAAAAATTTTTAGAAGTTTATCATAACTTACAAAGAATCTATTACAAAGGAAAAGTTGAAGCTGACAGGACTCAAGAAAAATTTTTGACAGGATGGCTGAACAGGATTCAAAAAAAGGAGGAGTATTTGAGAGACTGGGATAAGGAAAATGTAGTAACAGAGAACAAAACATATTCTTTCAGCCAAACAAGTTTGGACAAAATGGAAAAAGTACATCAAAGCTGGTTGAAGTTATGA
- a CDS encoding glycosyl hydrolase 108 family protein — MERFERIFDYLLRVEGGYSDDENDKGGKTKYGITEEEARDFGYKGDMQDLTKDFAKNIYLKNIILGIN; from the coding sequence ATGGAAAGATTTGAAAGAATTTTTGACTATTTGTTAAGAGTTGAGGGAGGTTATTCTGATGACGAAAATGACAAGGGCGGAAAAACTAAGTATGGAATTACAGAAGAAGAAGCAAGAGACTTTGGATATAAGGGAGATATGCAAGACTTGACAAAAGACTTCGCAAAAAATATATATCTAAAAAATATTATCTTGGGAATAAATTAG